From a region of the uncultured Propionivibrio sp. genome:
- a CDS encoding substrate-binding domain-containing protein, which produces MAGVGLGLGLTLAASLPLAAEETLVVASTTSTEQSGLFSWIIPRFEQASGIKVRIVAVGTGQAIDIGRRGDADVLLVHDREAEEKFVAEGFGTQRKDVMYNDFIFVGPKDDPARLAAAGNAQGAFKAIAASGQGFISRGDKSGTHAAELRLWKAAGVDPKALSGYKETGSGMGPTLNMAAAINAYTLADRATWGAFKNRRELVMVLDGDPALFNPYSVIPVNPARHPHVKARAAQQFSDWLTSDTGREAIASFRADGQQVFFPNSKK; this is translated from the coding sequence ATGGCCGGTGTCGGCCTCGGTCTCGGTCTTACCCTGGCGGCATCGCTGCCGCTGGCGGCCGAGGAAACCCTGGTCGTCGCCTCGACCACCTCGACCGAACAGTCCGGCCTGTTTTCGTGGATCATCCCGCGTTTTGAACAAGCGAGCGGAATCAAGGTCAGAATCGTTGCCGTCGGCACCGGCCAGGCGATCGACATCGGTCGCCGGGGCGATGCCGACGTCCTGCTCGTTCATGACCGCGAGGCGGAGGAGAAATTCGTCGCCGAGGGGTTTGGCACGCAACGTAAGGATGTGATGTACAACGACTTCATTTTTGTCGGTCCCAAGGACGACCCGGCCAGGCTCGCTGCGGCGGGCAATGCCCAGGGCGCGTTCAAGGCGATCGCGGCCAGTGGCCAGGGCTTCATCTCGCGCGGCGACAAGAGCGGCACGCACGCCGCCGAGTTGCGCCTGTGGAAGGCCGCCGGCGTCGATCCCAAGGCTTTGTCGGGCTACAAGGAAACCGGCAGCGGCATGGGGCCGACGCTGAACATGGCGGCGGCGATCAACGCCTATACGCTGGCCGACCGCGCCACCTGGGGCGCGTTTAAGAACCGTCGCGAACTCGTCATGGTGCTTGACGGCGATCCGGCCTTGTTCAATCCTTACAGCGTCATTCCGGTCAATCCCGCGCGGCATCCGCACGTCAAGGCGCGCGCGGCGCAGCAGTTCAGCGACTGGCTGACGTCCGACACCGGGCGCGAGGCGATCGCGAGCTTCCGCGCCGACGGGCAGCAGGTCTTCTTCCCGAACTCGAAAAAGTGA
- a CDS encoding ATP-binding cassette domain-containing protein, translating to MFPLRVQGLAFRPERQTVLQDLDLDLSGEGISVILGPNGSGKTVLLRLLSGLLTPAAGSIDWGGRPQPDGRLAMVFQHPALLRLSVFRNVEFALAAQGEGRAARRARTLAVLERVGLAHRVDASARLLSGGERQRLALARAWVLRPRMLLLDEPTASLDPSATEAVERIIREIRTDGAKILMTTHNLGQAQRLADDVVFLADGRVQEHAPVRRFFSQPQSPAARAFLQGELPWRIAFDR from the coding sequence ATGTTTCCGCTCAGGGTACAGGGACTGGCGTTCCGCCCGGAACGGCAGACGGTGCTGCAGGACCTCGATCTCGACCTGTCGGGCGAGGGCATCAGCGTCATCCTCGGGCCGAACGGCAGCGGCAAGACGGTACTGCTGCGCCTGCTTTCCGGACTCCTGACACCCGCTGCAGGCAGCATCGACTGGGGCGGGCGACCGCAGCCGGACGGGCGCCTGGCGATGGTCTTCCAGCATCCGGCGCTGCTGCGCCTGTCGGTCTTCCGCAATGTTGAATTCGCACTTGCCGCGCAGGGCGAAGGCCGCGCCGCGCGGCGCGCCCGCACGCTGGCGGTGCTCGAACGCGTCGGGCTCGCCCATCGCGTCGATGCCAGCGCGCGCCTGCTTTCGGGTGGCGAGCGGCAGCGCCTCGCGCTGGCCCGCGCCTGGGTGTTGCGGCCGCGCATGCTGCTGCTCGACGAACCGACCGCGAGCCTCGATCCGAGCGCCACCGAGGCGGTCGAGCGCATTATCCGCGAGATCCGCACCGACGGTGCCAAGATCCTGATGACCACCCACAACCTCGGCCAGGCGCAGCGCCTCGCCGATGACGTCGTCTTTCTCGCCGACGGCCGCGTGCAGGAGCATGCGCCGGTGCGGCGCTTCTTTTCCCAACCTCAGTCGCCCGCGGCGCGGGCCTTTCTGCAAGGAGAACTACCATGGCGAATCGCATTCGATCGTTGA
- a CDS encoding ABC transporter permease: MTETLLEALRLVLDLDYQLAAIVALSLRVSLSALAIGVLIGVPVGAAIAVHRFPGRGALIVVLNAMMGLPSVVVGVIVYLLLSRSGPFGEFGLLFSPTAMIFAQTLLVMPLIAAVSRQIVEDAWNDYAPELALIGVRRFDAVVLLIADCRFSLSLAALAGLGRAMSEVGAVMIVGGNIDGFTRVMTTAIALETSKGNLALSIALGMVLIGLILLLNALAYCLRCWALRRVG; the protein is encoded by the coding sequence ATGACGGAGACATTGCTTGAAGCCTTGCGGCTGGTGCTCGATCTCGACTACCAGCTGGCAGCCATTGTCGCGCTCTCGCTGCGGGTCAGCCTGAGCGCGCTGGCGATTGGCGTGCTGATCGGCGTGCCGGTCGGTGCCGCGATCGCCGTGCATCGCTTTCCCGGTCGCGGGGCGCTGATCGTTGTGCTGAACGCGATGATGGGCCTGCCGTCGGTCGTTGTCGGCGTCATCGTCTATCTGCTGCTGTCGCGCAGCGGCCCCTTCGGCGAATTCGGCCTGCTCTTCTCGCCGACGGCGATGATCTTTGCCCAGACGCTGCTGGTGATGCCGCTGATCGCGGCGGTCAGCCGGCAGATCGTCGAGGATGCCTGGAACGACTATGCTCCGGAACTGGCGCTCATCGGCGTGCGCCGCTTCGATGCCGTCGTCCTGCTCATCGCCGATTGCCGCTTCTCGCTGTCGCTGGCGGCGCTGGCCGGACTTGGCCGGGCGATGTCCGAGGTCGGCGCGGTGATGATCGTCGGTGGCAACATCGACGGGTTTACGCGTGTCATGACGACGGCAATCGCACTGGAAACCAGCAAGGGTAACCTGGCGCTGTCGATCGCGCTCGGCATGGTGCTGATCGGCCTGATCCTGCTGCTCAACGCGCTGGCCTATTGCCTGCGATGCTGGGCCTTGCGGAGGGTTGGCTGA
- a CDS encoding aldehyde ferredoxin oxidoreductase family protein, with product MQGKNGTRKQIQGQGYVGWILRVNLESGAIGKEPLYEDLVRDFVGGAGLAARIFYEEVPAKIDAFAPENKLIMMTGPVNGTMVPTASRAVLCAKSPTTGSFFHSSFGGFFAPELKAAGYDGMIIEGKAEHPVYLWIDDDTVEIRDARHLWGQSTFHAQSAIRKEIGDDEIHVATIGVAGEAGLAYAMVLLDMRAAGRGGVGAVMGSKNLKAMAVRGTGGVSVPNMFGVYNKAQRLNDLVATTPAIQGLSSYGTPRNVASMNDAGILPTRNWQTEVFEGMQNITGEAMKEKIVKGNRACMACSINCTKYSVVPDGPYKSIINGADYETIYGFGSCCAVDNMEALCKADELCDEYGIDLISASVCISWAMEAYEKGMLTRDDTDGIDLRFGNADAMIEVLEKIGRNEPGIGALLAKGTREAARIVGKGTERFAMQNKGIEWAGHTCRPFPACAVGYATGPRGGSHHDIRPTAEKSGLVDRKVLEGKGALAVEVNHWLIFADSMGLCHLGEPIWGPLKISQNQIEALNAITDWNLSYDEARKIAERQWNMIRCLSAREGFTRDYDQLPIRFMEEPIPEGPMKGSVISRETLERLKDDYYEYRGWDKRTGNPTPAKLRELGLEFAIDDF from the coding sequence ATGCAAGGAAAGAACGGCACGCGCAAGCAGATCCAGGGGCAGGGCTATGTCGGCTGGATCCTGCGGGTCAACCTCGAAAGCGGCGCGATCGGCAAGGAACCGCTGTACGAGGACCTGGTCCGCGATTTCGTCGGCGGCGCCGGCCTCGCCGCCCGCATTTTCTACGAGGAGGTGCCGGCGAAGATCGACGCGTTCGCGCCGGAAAACAAGCTGATCATGATGACCGGCCCGGTCAATGGCACGATGGTGCCGACCGCTTCGCGCGCCGTCCTGTGCGCCAAGTCGCCGACGACCGGTTCGTTCTTCCACAGCAGCTTCGGCGGCTTTTTCGCGCCCGAACTCAAGGCCGCCGGCTATGACGGCATGATCATCGAGGGCAAGGCCGAGCATCCCGTCTATCTGTGGATCGACGACGACACGGTCGAGATCCGCGACGCGCGCCATCTCTGGGGTCAGAGCACCTTCCACGCGCAGTCCGCGATCCGCAAGGAAATCGGCGACGACGAAATCCACGTCGCGACGATCGGTGTCGCCGGCGAGGCCGGGCTGGCCTATGCCATGGTCCTGCTCGACATGCGCGCCGCCGGGCGCGGCGGCGTCGGTGCGGTGATGGGCTCGAAGAATCTCAAGGCGATGGCGGTGCGCGGCACCGGCGGTGTCAGCGTGCCCAACATGTTCGGCGTCTATAACAAGGCGCAGCGGCTCAACGATCTCGTCGCGACGACGCCGGCGATTCAGGGCCTGTCGAGCTACGGCACGCCGCGCAACGTCGCCTCGATGAATGATGCCGGCATCCTGCCGACGCGCAACTGGCAGACCGAGGTGTTCGAAGGCATGCAGAACATCACCGGCGAGGCGATGAAGGAGAAGATCGTCAAGGGCAACCGCGCCTGCATGGCCTGCTCGATCAACTGCACTAAGTACAGCGTCGTCCCCGACGGCCCCTACAAGTCGATCATCAACGGCGCCGACTACGAGACGATCTACGGCTTCGGCAGCTGCTGCGCCGTCGATAACATGGAAGCCCTGTGCAAGGCCGATGAGCTTTGCGACGAGTACGGCATCGACCTGATCTCGGCCTCGGTGTGCATCTCCTGGGCGATGGAAGCCTATGAGAAAGGCATGTTGACCAGGGACGATACCGACGGCATCGACCTGCGCTTCGGCAATGCCGATGCGATGATCGAGGTGCTCGAGAAGATCGGCCGCAACGAGCCGGGCATCGGTGCGCTGCTGGCCAAGGGCACACGCGAGGCGGCGCGCATCGTCGGCAAGGGAACCGAGCGCTTCGCCATGCAGAACAAGGGCATCGAATGGGCCGGGCATACCTGCCGTCCCTTCCCGGCCTGCGCTGTCGGCTATGCCACCGGGCCGCGCGGCGGCAGCCACCATGACATCCGGCCGACCGCCGAGAAGAGCGGCCTCGTCGATCGCAAGGTGCTCGAAGGCAAGGGCGCGCTGGCGGTCGAGGTCAACCACTGGCTGATCTTCGCCGACTCGATGGGCCTGTGCCATCTTGGCGAGCCGATCTGGGGACCACTCAAGATCAGCCAGAACCAGATCGAGGCGCTCAACGCCATCACCGACTGGAACCTCTCGTATGACGAAGCGCGGAAGATCGCCGAGCGCCAGTGGAACATGATACGCTGCCTGTCGGCGCGCGAAGGCTTCACGCGCGACTACGACCAGTTGCCGATCCGCTTCATGGAGGAACCGATCCCCGAGGGACCGATGAAGGGCAGCGTCATCAGTCGCGAAACGCTCGAACGCCTCAAGGACGATTATTACGAGTATCGCGGCTGGGACAAGCGGACTGGCAACCCGACGCCCGCCAAGCTCAGGGAGTTGGGACTGGAGTTCGCGATTGACGATTTCTGA
- a CDS encoding MoaD/ThiS family protein — protein sequence MQLQTQAGASPGGGMGGMTAKAHVRFKAFSVIRDVMGAEYVDVEVDQPGTVQDVMDALLARFGEDLREKLWDREENAMTPFLIRLNDEIIRSRFDMGRSVEDGGEVAFIFPIGGG from the coding sequence ATGCAATTGCAGACGCAGGCCGGGGCTTCGCCCGGCGGAGGCATGGGCGGCATGACGGCGAAGGCGCATGTGCGCTTCAAGGCGTTCTCGGTGATCCGTGACGTCATGGGCGCCGAGTATGTCGATGTCGAAGTCGACCAGCCGGGTACCGTGCAGGACGTGATGGACGCGCTGCTGGCGCGCTTTGGCGAGGATCTCAGGGAAAAGCTCTGGGATCGCGAGGAAAACGCGATGACGCCTTTCCTCATCCGTCTCAATGACGAAATCATCCGGTCGCGTTTCGACATGGGCCGGTCGGTCGAGGACGGCGGCGAGGTGGCCTTCATATTTCCGATTGGCGGGGGTTGA
- a CDS encoding sigma 54-interacting transcriptional regulator — MKEIVVVAPIRSLADLAGEIVADAPFDNVGIVPGTLADGVAAARAAIEQGARIVVSRGGTYDQIKAEVAIPVVEIKVSAFDLIESLKKVRQQGRDELIGIVGHRNVISGADIVADAMGLRSVSVEVDSRSDIAVEVDQLIRLGVGTFVGNSKVEAEARRRGCSAVWVQSGRRAIREAIDEAQQILRAAWQQKERAQQFATIIDFVHDGIVAIDRAGAVTVFNSASEKITGVGRLSALGRNIADVIANTRLTAVMESGRPEIGDIQHIGNDVVVATNRVPVVVDGKVMGAVATYQDVTEVQRVEQKIRTRLLEKGFVAKYSFDDIVHRSAAMAECIRTARKFSAYEASVLISGPSGVGKELFAQSMHNASPRRNMPFVAINCAALPETLIESELFGYVEGSFTGAARKGKAGLFEMAHGGTIFLDEISELPYALQGRLLRVLQEKQVMRLGDNKLVPIDVRVICASNRDLRDLLRQNLFRTDLYFRIAFLNLFLPPLNDRIEDLEPLCAHFVDVLSRQYRKGAVRLGGEAFAFLQRHNFQGNVRELHGMLERAMVVCDGGTIGVADLTAVAAESGPYCSIDRLSFPVSGHTLRDVEQSYIRHVYQTTNGSIKECSAILGIDRTTLWRHLRKQSMA, encoded by the coding sequence GTGAAAGAAATCGTCGTGGTTGCACCGATCCGGTCGCTCGCCGATCTTGCCGGCGAGATCGTCGCCGACGCCCCTTTCGACAACGTCGGGATCGTTCCCGGCACGCTCGCCGACGGCGTCGCCGCCGCCCGCGCTGCCATCGAACAGGGGGCGCGCATCGTCGTCTCGCGCGGCGGCACCTACGACCAGATCAAGGCCGAGGTGGCAATCCCGGTCGTCGAGATCAAGGTCTCCGCCTTCGACCTCATCGAGAGCCTCAAGAAGGTCCGGCAGCAGGGCCGCGACGAACTCATCGGCATCGTCGGCCATCGCAACGTCATCAGCGGCGCCGACATCGTCGCCGACGCAATGGGCCTGCGTTCGGTCTCGGTCGAGGTCGACAGCCGCAGCGACATCGCCGTCGAGGTCGACCAGCTGATCCGGCTCGGCGTCGGCACCTTCGTCGGCAACAGCAAGGTCGAGGCCGAGGCTCGCCGGCGCGGCTGCAGCGCCGTCTGGGTGCAGTCGGGTCGCCGGGCGATCCGCGAGGCCATCGACGAAGCCCAGCAGATCCTGCGCGCCGCCTGGCAGCAGAAGGAGCGGGCGCAGCAGTTCGCGACGATCATCGACTTCGTCCATGACGGCATCGTCGCCATCGACCGCGCCGGCGCGGTCACCGTCTTCAACAGCGCCTCCGAGAAAATCACCGGCGTCGGCCGGCTGTCTGCGCTCGGCCGCAACATTGCCGACGTCATTGCCAACACGCGTCTCACTGCCGTCATGGAAAGCGGCCGCCCCGAAATCGGCGACATCCAGCATATCGGCAACGACGTCGTCGTCGCCACCAACCGGGTGCCGGTGGTCGTCGATGGCAAAGTCATGGGGGCGGTGGCGACCTATCAGGATGTCACCGAAGTCCAGCGCGTCGAACAGAAGATCCGCACCCGCCTGCTCGAAAAGGGCTTCGTCGCCAAATACAGCTTCGACGACATCGTCCATCGCAGCGCAGCGATGGCCGAATGCATCCGCACCGCCCGCAAATTCTCGGCCTACGAGGCCTCGGTGCTGATCTCCGGCCCTTCCGGCGTCGGCAAGGAGCTGTTCGCGCAGAGCATGCACAACGCCAGCCCGCGCCGCAACATGCCCTTCGTCGCCATCAACTGCGCCGCCCTGCCCGAAACACTGATCGAGAGCGAGCTGTTCGGCTACGTCGAGGGTTCCTTCACCGGCGCCGCGCGCAAGGGCAAGGCCGGCCTCTTCGAAATGGCGCACGGCGGCACCATCTTCCTCGACGAGATCAGCGAGCTGCCCTACGCGCTGCAGGGCCGGCTATTGCGAGTGCTGCAGGAAAAGCAGGTGATGCGCCTGGGCGACAACAAGCTCGTCCCGATCGATGTCCGCGTCATCTGCGCGAGCAACCGTGACCTGCGCGACCTGCTGCGCCAGAACCTGTTCCGCACCGATCTCTATTTCCGCATCGCCTTTCTCAACCTCTTCCTGCCGCCGCTCAACGACCGCATCGAGGATCTCGAACCGCTCTGCGCGCATTTCGTCGACGTGCTCTCGCGGCAATACCGCAAGGGCGCGGTCCGGCTTGGCGGCGAGGCGTTCGCCTTCCTGCAACGGCACAACTTCCAGGGCAATGTGCGCGAACTGCACGGCATGCTCGAACGCGCAATGGTCGTCTGCGACGGCGGAACGATCGGCGTCGCCGACCTGACGGCGGTTGCCGCCGAGAGCGGCCCGTACTGCAGCATCGACCGCCTGTCCTTCCCGGTCTCGGGCCACACCCTGCGCGACGTCGAGCAGAGCTATATCCGCCACGTCTACCAGACCACCAACGGATCGATCAAGGAGTGCAGCGCGATCCTCGGCATTGATCGCACGACACTATGGCGCCACCTGCGCAAGCAGTCGATGGCATAG
- a CDS encoding diguanylate cyclase, producing the protein MKKWFDGHHFLPFDTGLGRRQAQLFALLVLVACVWLGERFVQNHVNEAEAAKKYVAIAQASNIRSRVESQLNSLLFLSSGLSSYLFVRSENLREAEIHDILKALHGDNPKIHNFGIAVGYRVRYVYPLAGNESAIGLYYPDQKNQWPIVERTIREGRPFLDGPLDLVQGGRGLVFRLPIFIRGDYWGLLSTVINVEALFSAAFDGMDSSQVSFALQRDEMPTSARLPVYGDMAVFDDPGVVTQSILVPGGRWTVGVVSREDGRLERFALLARISIVLVSCFIAGAIYSAMLNRIRLSELALYDRLTGLANRNLLQSHANLAFSRCERHGGMGCALLFLDLDGFKSLNDTYGHDAGDSALRVTAARAKSVLRATDVIARWGGDEFIVLLEETMPEGVEVLANRLREAIEQPIRHKHREIGVGVSIGLAWYPEAGENLDAVIRAADARMYEDKRARKQAS; encoded by the coding sequence ATGAAGAAATGGTTTGACGGGCATCACTTCCTGCCGTTTGACACCGGTCTGGGGCGCCGACAGGCGCAGCTTTTCGCGCTGCTCGTCCTGGTCGCCTGCGTCTGGCTGGGCGAGCGCTTCGTCCAGAACCATGTGAATGAGGCGGAAGCGGCGAAAAAATACGTGGCGATCGCGCAAGCGTCGAACATCCGCTCCCGGGTCGAGAGCCAGCTCAATTCCCTGTTGTTCCTGAGCAGCGGCCTGAGTAGCTATCTCTTCGTGCGCAGCGAGAACCTGCGTGAAGCGGAAATCCATGACATCCTCAAGGCGCTGCACGGCGACAATCCGAAAATCCACAACTTCGGCATTGCCGTGGGCTATCGCGTGCGCTACGTCTATCCGCTGGCGGGCAACGAGTCGGCGATCGGGCTGTATTACCCGGATCAGAAGAACCAGTGGCCGATCGTCGAGCGGACCATTCGCGAAGGCAGGCCATTTCTCGACGGTCCGCTCGACCTCGTGCAGGGCGGACGCGGCCTCGTTTTCCGTTTGCCGATCTTCATCCGGGGCGATTACTGGGGACTGCTATCGACGGTGATCAACGTCGAAGCCCTGTTTTCCGCGGCCTTCGACGGGATGGACAGCAGCCAGGTCAGCTTTGCCCTGCAACGCGACGAGATGCCGACGTCCGCGCGACTGCCGGTATATGGCGACATGGCCGTTTTCGACGATCCGGGCGTCGTCACCCAGAGCATCCTCGTTCCCGGCGGCAGATGGACGGTGGGGGTGGTCAGCCGAGAAGACGGCCGCCTGGAACGTTTTGCGTTGCTGGCGCGGATCTCGATCGTTCTCGTCAGCTGCTTCATCGCCGGGGCGATCTATTCGGCCATGCTGAATCGCATCCGCTTGTCGGAACTGGCCTTGTACGACCGGCTGACCGGCCTCGCCAACCGCAACCTGCTGCAGAGCCATGCCAATCTCGCCTTCTCGCGTTGCGAGCGGCATGGCGGCATGGGCTGCGCGCTCCTGTTTCTCGATCTTGACGGATTCAAGTCGCTCAACGATACCTATGGCCACGATGCCGGCGACAGCGCCTTGCGGGTGACGGCCGCGCGGGCGAAATCGGTGCTGCGCGCCACCGATGTCATCGCCCGCTGGGGCGGCGACGAGTTCATCGTCCTGCTTGAGGAAACAATGCCGGAAGGTGTCGAAGTACTCGCGAACCGGCTGCGCGAGGCGATCGAGCAACCCATCCGGCACAAGCACCGCGAAATCGGTGTCGGTGTCTCGATCGGCCTGGCCTGGTATCCGGAAGCCGGCGAGAATCTCGATGCGGTGATCCGCGCGGCGGATGCCCGCATGTACGAGGACAAGCGGGCCAGGAAGCAGGCGTCCTGA
- a CDS encoding GGDEF domain-containing protein, translating into MHASKIDLYHDLIEHLRRIVGRRDRNSLNQALVLTVGSIFGAAQTTLLRIVHHCGTDYVIPCVIRSGASEIFKDVYLASPQDGYPLDSREDYVVCCRARAPMSFRRAETEIHLFPLEHRDEVYAVLELQRDRPLEASEEHLMEDVLGLFLDHLALIDYAETDTLTGLLNRKTFDENLSRMLAHAGSDDGGEGGGEGSERGASPGRRHLKPGEVSNWLAMADIDHFKRINDEHGHIIGDEVLLLIAQAMRRSFRFNDQLFRFGGEEFVSVLQLTDRDDARHVLERFRKHIEEAVFPIVGRVTISIGFTRVDDLDTPTELVGRADQALYFAKRNGRNRVECYEDLVASGQYVVAHPARPAVELF; encoded by the coding sequence ATGCATGCCAGCAAGATAGACCTCTACCACGACCTGATCGAGCACTTGCGCCGGATCGTCGGGCGGCGCGACCGCAATAGCCTCAACCAGGCGCTGGTGCTGACGGTCGGCAGCATCTTCGGCGCGGCGCAGACGACGCTGCTGCGCATCGTTCACCATTGCGGCACCGACTACGTCATTCCCTGCGTGATCCGCAGCGGCGCCTCCGAAATCTTCAAGGACGTCTATCTCGCCTCGCCGCAGGATGGCTATCCGCTCGACAGCCGCGAGGATTATGTCGTCTGTTGCCGCGCCCGGGCGCCGATGTCGTTCCGGCGGGCGGAGACGGAGATTCATCTCTTTCCGCTCGAGCATCGCGACGAAGTCTATGCCGTGCTCGAACTGCAGCGCGACCGGCCGCTCGAAGCGAGCGAGGAACACCTGATGGAGGATGTGCTTGGCCTCTTTCTCGATCATCTCGCGCTGATCGATTATGCCGAAACCGACACGCTGACCGGCCTGCTCAACCGCAAGACCTTCGACGAAAACCTGTCGCGGATGCTGGCGCATGCCGGCAGCGACGATGGCGGCGAGGGAGGCGGGGAGGGCAGTGAGCGCGGCGCCTCGCCGGGCCGGCGCCACCTCAAACCGGGCGAGGTGTCGAACTGGCTGGCGATGGCCGACATCGACCACTTCAAGCGCATCAACGACGAGCATGGCCATATCATCGGCGACGAGGTGTTGCTGCTGATCGCGCAGGCGATGCGCCGCTCGTTCCGCTTCAACGACCAGTTGTTCCGCTTCGGCGGCGAGGAATTCGTCAGCGTGCTGCAACTGACCGACCGCGACGATGCGCGGCATGTGCTCGAACGCTTCCGCAAGCACATCGAGGAGGCGGTCTTCCCGATCGTCGGCCGCGTCACCATCAGCATCGGCTTCACCCGGGTCGATGATCTCGATACACCGACCGAACTGGTCGGTCGCGCCGATCAGGCGCTCTATTTCGCCAAGCGCAACGGCCGCAACCGCGTCGAATGCTACGAGGATCTGGTGGCCAGCGGCCAGTACGTCGTCGCCCACCCCGCCCGGCCGGCGGTCGAGCTGTTTTGA
- a CDS encoding CysB family HTH-type transcriptional regulator, which translates to MNFQQLRIIRETVRQDFNLTTVANTLFTSQPGVSKHIKDLEDELGIEIFVRRGKRLLGLTEPGKELLTVVERILLDTQNARSIADHFSNKEAGSLVIATTHTQARYALPEVIKAFRDEYPKVHLALHQGSPREIAELLTAGEADIAIATEWLANVPEVVTFPYYTWHHAVIVPKGHPLESLGKITLADLAEYPIVTYHEGFTGRANIDRRFAEAGLAPDIVLSAIDADVIKTYVGIGLGVGIVAAMAFDRERDDHLTLIEQPDLFVPNTTRLALRRGVYLRRYAYALIAKLVPGLTEERIGELLRQTASVGEDFSI; encoded by the coding sequence ATGAACTTCCAGCAGCTGCGCATTATCCGCGAGACCGTGCGGCAGGATTTCAACCTGACGACGGTCGCCAATACGCTGTTCACCTCGCAGCCTGGCGTATCGAAACATATCAAGGATCTTGAAGATGAACTTGGTATAGAGATCTTCGTGCGGCGAGGCAAGCGGCTGCTTGGGCTCACCGAGCCGGGCAAGGAGCTGCTGACCGTGGTCGAGCGCATCCTGCTCGATACGCAGAATGCTAGAAGCATTGCCGATCACTTCTCCAACAAGGAGGCCGGCAGCCTCGTCATCGCGACGACGCACACACAGGCGCGTTATGCGCTGCCGGAGGTGATCAAGGCCTTCCGTGACGAATATCCGAAAGTGCATCTGGCCTTGCACCAGGGCAGCCCGCGCGAGATCGCCGAACTCCTGACCGCCGGCGAGGCCGATATCGCCATCGCCACCGAATGGCTGGCGAACGTTCCCGAAGTCGTCACCTTTCCCTATTACACCTGGCATCACGCCGTCATCGTGCCCAAGGGGCATCCGCTCGAATCGCTCGGGAAGATCACGCTGGCCGACCTCGCCGAATATCCGATCGTCACCTATCACGAAGGCTTCACCGGACGCGCCAATATCGACCGCCGCTTCGCCGAGGCCGGGCTCGCGCCGGATATCGTGCTTTCGGCGATCGATGCCGATGTGATCAAGACCTACGTCGGCATCGGACTTGGCGTCGGCATCGTCGCCGCCATGGCCTTCGATCGCGAGCGCGACGACCATCTCACGCTGATCGAGCAGCCCGATCTCTTCGTCCCGAACACGACGCGGCTGGCGCTGCGCCGTGGCGTCTATCTGCGGCGCTATGCCTATGCGCTGATCGCCAAGCTCGTTCCCGGTCTGACCGAGGAACGCATCGGCGAGTTGCTGCGGCAGACGGCGAGCGTCGGCGAGGATTTCTCGATCTAG
- a CDS encoding DUF2325 domain-containing protein, whose protein sequence is MATLIVGGDRIHTYKDYLDAHGYGPIMHWNGRNNSECHKKIPARTRLVVILVDQVNHRLAIKMRQIANDMNLPVIFSRRSIAQLEQAIVRQRVQSALTLQ, encoded by the coding sequence ATGGCAACGCTCATCGTCGGTGGAGACCGAATCCACACCTACAAGGACTATCTCGACGCGCACGGCTACGGCCCGATCATGCACTGGAACGGCCGCAACAACAGCGAATGCCACAAGAAGATCCCGGCGCGCACACGCCTCGTCGTCATCCTCGTCGACCAGGTCAACCATCGCCTCGCCATCAAGATGCGGCAGATCGCGAATGACATGAACCTGCCGGTGATCTTCAGCCGCCGTTCGATCGCCCAGCTCGAACAGGCCATCGTCCGCCAGCGTGTGCAGTCGGCGCTGACACTGCAGTAA